AGGACATCGTTAATGTGGATAACATGAACACCTTTTTTCTAAGAACATCCAAAATGGTTGATATTGGATTGTCATGTCATCTATATTTTCAATATCCGCCATTGTGGAACATTCGAAATAGTGCCCAAATATCCGATTACAAAATTGTAACCGCATATGAaagtttatttaaaaaaataaataaaaatgcaaATATTGCAACATCTGGTGCGCGTGCTGGCAGTAAGgttctttttaaaattattatttaatattaatatataaccAACATAAATGTTGGCAGATTCCGATGAATTGTGAATTCTCATAACTATGATCTCTGACAATTTCATTTTCATAGTTTTCGAATATCGAGAAAAATTTAAGTGGAGAAAATTCTTGACTTCGTCCGAATCTACAATATCATACATTTCTCACATAACTTTCACAGAATTTGCAACATTATCCACCACCAATTCTCATAATTTCCAAAGTTATCTAAATTTTCGAGTAACGCCCTTTTAATATCTATATGGTTTGTAATTTTTGTTTTCATGTATTTGTCATAGTATCTTCGTGGTTTGTACGTTTTGGTTACTAatgttataaatattattttgtgaTGAATTAATTCGTTTTTAGTTTTTACAAATTAGTTGTTCAAAACTTATAACATATATGAATTAGTCGTTAGGAAATAGCTTTTACAGACTATAAACCTTCTAATTTTATATtcgaataaaaatataatattaaatgtagattaaattaattaaagttgagaaaaatttattagaaaaatataaatgattttattaaaatggaaaaaaaagatattattaaagtgaaaTTGAAACCATAAATATTTGCTTAGTGGAATACTTGATTATGAGATGTGGCCTGTGGGAAATTTAATTAATGATATGGACCACGAGGTCTACATTATTTGGGAGAAATAAACTTGTTATCGTGGATGTTCTAAACAATTTCAAAAAGAGATGactaaaataatcatttaataattttcattattatttttatcacacaaaaaaaaaaaaatactgcTTTATAAAATGAGGATATTGTTAAAACTGAGACTTTGATCTAACTTCATTCCAAAAATTAGCTCAAGATTGAGAATTGTCTAAATCGACATAACTTTCAAGGACTTAATCGCGTAGACGTGAGACATTTAACACATCTCATTCACATACAGAAATGAACTGAAGCGTAAAATTTACAAGATATTAGCGAGTGTCTCATAAGAGAAATCCAACACATTATAAAGATGAATGTGGACTATGTTACCAtgttaagattaaaatttgggtCTAATAGATATCTCACATCGACTGAATTAAGTCATTGGTAGTTGTATATATGGACTTGAATAATCCTTTCTCCTTAGCCTAGTTTTTGAGATGGAGTTAGGTTCAAGTCTCAATCTTAACATGATATCAGAGCTCAAGCTCATCGTTATATATTGGATTATCTGATGGGTCATCGATAATATCTTGTAAACTTTACACTTCAATTATTCATTTTCTATCACGAAAGGGTGTGTGTTAAATGTCTTACATCAACTGAAATAAGTATTTGAGTTGTATATACAGACCTGGCACATCGGATGGATTAAATTATTGGGAGTTGTATAAATAGACTTGGACAATTCTCCCCCTCGAGCTAACTTTTGTGGTGCACTTACTTTAAAGTCTCAGTATTAGCATGATGTCAAAGTCCAGACCCACCGTTGCTCGCCGTTATGTGTTGGAATGCCAAATAAGTCACTCGATAATGTCTTGTACATTTCACGTTCCAGTTGTTCATTCCTGGACGTAAGAGTTATATGTTAGATGTCTCATATCAGCTGAAATAAGTTtttgagagttgtatatatggactTCGATAACCCTTACTCATCGTGCTAGCTTTTGGAGTGGAATTAAATTcaattttcaatcttaacacaTACCAAGTATACATCCAAAGTGTAGACACAAGTTCttcatcataaaaaaataaaaaaaaaatcagttaaATGTAGGAGAtaattaaaaaaagaaagaaacgaaaaaaaaaaaaggaatctCAACATTCATTGTCAACCCATATTCTAACTAATTCTTCGTAGAAAAACAAACGATCTATTTCCAAAACCTTAATACCATATTAGTTGAAGTTAGTTATATAGATCCCTATTCACTTACTGCATGTTataatcatttatttaattcatatctggtattttattaataacGTACAAATGTAATGCGCTGTCTTCTACCAGCggatttattattttcaaacaaTAAATATTTGTTCTTATTAATTGaacattaaatttaaattaaaaaagtgaaggaaaatgatattattagaTTTTTAATGGTACGCAAactagggatggcaatgggccGGGGCCGGGGCGGGTTTGCCATTACCATCTCCATCCCCGAATTCCATCCCCACCCCCATCCCCGTCCCGATCCCCGCTTTTTCGGGTTCGAGGaatccccaaacccgaaacttcgTGGATCAACTTCCCATCCCCGTCCCCATccccgtttcaaaaatattaatatgacaaGACGATGACGAATTCggagattttctcaaaccaaaagtTATTATTACCTATAATTATtagagataatattaatattaatatcaatatcaatattaataataataagattattaatattttaaaaaataatattattattatattattaatgttaataatactattattttattattgatattatttctGGGGCAGGTTCGGGGATTTCGGGGATGGGGATAATAATCTCATATCCGTCCCGAAATACatcggggatttaaaaaaatccccaTCCCCGAACCCAAATCCGAAAAATCGGGGATCCCCATCCCCGTTTCGGGTTTTCCCCGCGGGGCCCCAAACCCGTGGGGAAAGTTGCCATCCCTAACGCAaactaataagatataaagtccTAAACATGTATATAGGATGATTAATCAATTTAAAACATTAATGTGCTACGACAGAAACAAAGACGTATAAACGGTATAATATACAAGATATCAACAATAATTTCATAATCTTTATTATAATTTGaggttgaaaaataataatatagccataaatttatgattttggtaaaatatgatatttaattagttttatAACAAATGAATTATTAATATGATATTAGTGGTGTCATATACTTATGTAAAGGTAATTTTTTCTTAATATAAAaacattaatattttataaatccagtgaaattattaatttatcattttggcCGGAGTTAAGATCACAAGAAAGTATTATCATATTGAATTTAGAGTTTTTAGATGCTATCACATGGGTAGTATTAAGTGTAAATCCGGCCAGTGACTAAAATAATCTCATtttatcattatatatataaatgaaaaacatgaaaattattttgtatttcAATATTTTGTGTTTTAAATAAAGTTTCAACATCTATGCTTAAATCtcataatataattttaactaATATATGTatcgtgtgtgtatatataaaaaACACAATATAGACAGTAAATATCAACtgaaaaaaacttgtgtgagacgttaTCACGGGTTGtgttttgtgagatggatctcttatttggatcatccgtgaaaaatattactttttatgctactagtataatttttttgtgaatatcggtagagttaacccgtctcacagataaagattcgtgagaccgtcttacaagagatTTACTAATATCAACTACTCACGTGTATATATAGAAACTGAAATCTAAATCCACTAAAACTATATTCAATTTTTATGGAAAAATGTGAattgttttagaatttttatgtATCAGCTAGCTAGCTCAACTATTTGTGTTCCTTTTGTAgacaaaataaaatgaataatGTCAAATTGGATCTCTCTTTAGCTAGAatgatattatataattttaaaatatctcttactatttattaaggctGAGTAGATTAGAGTAACTTCCTTGGTCTATTTTATAAAATACCTAAAATACCCTTCACTCCCACTCTCTACattactaattatatatattaataaagtgttaaTAAATAAAAGCAAGTCACATGCAGTTTAGTGGATAAAGCCTATATTTCTTAATCATGAAGTTGTAGGTTCAATTTTTGCTTgggtcttttttatttttttttaatttattttttagttcatatatcaaaattataatatagccactcattatttcttataaatatattctgatcctcatttaaatataaatcaaataaattataaaaacatatcGTACAAGCACGCAACGCGTGCGTCGTTGTACTAGTAATAATTAAAAATGCAACACGATTTAAGTAGCTTAAGACAGATTCTCCATGTTCTTGCCGTTAACCTCCCATACATCGATCAACAtcctatatatacatatattatacGAATACATACGAACAAAAACTTGAAAAGAAGGGATTACTAGCTTGTGGTCCTCACACATCCCCTTTTCCCAGTTTTCAACTTTTATCTCTCAAAATTCTCATCACCCCACCACCAAACATCTTTCATCGAATTGATGGAAGCCGCCAGTAGTATTAATAGGAGGATTCAAACAATTGACCTCAAGCACAGGTCCATTCTTCTGAAGCAAAAGATGAACATGGATGGTTGTGTCACTCATGAATCCGAAGATGATGAGCGGatgggtggtggtggtggtggtggcgtGATTGATGATGAGAAGAGGAAAAGGGCTGAGGCGGGTGGCGGTGAATCCGGCAAGAAGGGGTCAATTGGTGGTGGAAGTAGTTCAGTCATGAAGGTGTGTCGGGCGGAGAAGTGCTCCGTGGATTTGGGTGATGCTAAGGCCTATCACAGGCGGCACAAGGTCTGCGAACACCACGCCAAGGCGCAGG
This region of Primulina eburnea isolate SZY01 chromosome 14, ASM2296580v1, whole genome shotgun sequence genomic DNA includes:
- the LOC140811911 gene encoding uncharacterized protein isoform X1: MEAASSINRRIQTIDLKHRSILLKQKMNMDGCVTHESEDDERMGGGGGGGVIDDEKRKRAEAGGGESGKKGSIGGGSSSVMKVCRAEKCSVDLGDAKAYHRRHKVCEHHAKAQVVLVAGIQQRFCQQCSRFHELLEFDESKRSCRRRLAGHNERRRKNPPDHPNSHSQTIDSAPAAAPSLLSSSSPLLF
- the LOC140811911 gene encoding uncharacterized protein isoform X2, with the translated sequence MEAASSINRRIQTIDLKHRSILLKQKMNMDGCVTHESEDDERMGGGGGGGVIDDEKRKRAEAGGGESGKKGSIGGGSSSVMKVCRAEKCSVDLGDAKAYHRRHKVCEHHAKAQVVLVAGIQQRFCQQCSRW